A stretch of DNA from Pirellulales bacterium:
AATACGGATGAGGTCGGCCAATTTTTCGTCGCGTTCTTCGAGAATGAGTTTTCGCGCCATGGCATTGAAGGTCATAATTTCGACGGTGGGGACGCGGCCCACGCCTTCCTTGATGGAAGGGAGCAATTTTTGCGCGACGATGCCCCGCATGTTGAAGGCGATGGCACTGCGGAGCGCGGCGTGCATTTCGCGCGGAAACAAATCTAAGATGCGGCTGATGGTGCTGGGCGCGCTGGAGGCGTGGATGGTGCCGAACACCAGGTGGCCGGTTTCGGCCGCGTGGATGGCGGTCATAAAGGTTTCCTGATCGCGCATTTCGCCGACGAGCATGACGTCGGGATCTTCGCGGACGGCGTGCTTCATGCCGATGGAAAAATCTTTGACGTCGGTACCCACCTCGCGCTGATTGATCAGGCACTTGTCTTCGGTGAAGGTGAATTCGATGGGGTCTTCCAACGTGAGAATGTGCTTGCGGTAATGGTGGTTGATGTAATTGAGCATCGACGCAATGGTCGTGCTTTTACCTGAGCCGGTGACGCCGGCCAGGAGAATCATTCCCTGATCGAACTTGCACAACTCTTCCATGATCGGGGGCAAGTTCAAGCCTTCGAAGTTTGGAATCCAGTTGTTCACGCGGCGGGCGACCATGCCCACATGTCCCAACTGCTGCAGCACGTTGACGCGGAAGCGCCACTTTACGCCGTCGACATCGACGACGTGAGCGAAGTCGGAGCCGCCGGTTTCTTCAAAGATTTTTTGTCGCCGCTCGTCGAACATGCCGAAAATCAAACGCACCATTTCTTCGTCTTCAATCGGCCCCCGGCTCAAGGGGCGCAAGGCGCCTTTCACGCGCACGTACGGCGGACGGCCGACCTTCAAGTGCAAATCGCTCCCCTCGAGCTTAACCAGGGCGCGAAACAGCTTGTCGATTTCTATCTCTTCGTGCTTGCCAATAAACCGATCGGCAGCCGAGTCGGCTTTGAAATGATGATTGTTGTTGTGGTTGTCGCCGTGAGACATAGTGTGCTATGAATGCTTAATCGGAATTACTCATTGATGGCTTGCGTGTGACGAACATCGAAATCTCTGCGAACAACCAATGACCAAATCCCAATGACCAAGATCTGCAATTGATTGGTCACTTGGTTCTTGGTCATTCGTCATTCTGCCTACTATAACCGCACTGGTATTCCGCGCTCTCTCATTGCTTGTTTTGTTTGCCGGATGGTGTACTGGCCGAAGTGGAAAATGCCGGCCGCCAAAGCGGCGTCGGCGTGACCCACGAGAATCGCCTCGGCCAGGTGTTCCGGACGGCCCGCCCCACCGCTGGCAACCACGGGAATGGCAACCACTTGGCTGACGGCGGCCGTCATTTCTAAATCATAACCATTTTGCGTGCCGTCCGCATCCATGCAAGTGAGGACAATTTCGCCGGCTCCCAACCGCTCCACCTCCTCCGCCCAGGGGACCGCTTCCTTGCCCGTGGGGATGCGGCCGCCGTTGATGTGCACCTCCCAGCTTTCGTGGCCGTTTTTCCGGACCCGCTTGGGATCGATATTCACCACGATGCACTGGCTGCCGAACTTTCGAGCCGCCTGGC
This window harbors:
- a CDS encoding PilT/PilU family type 4a pilus ATPase gives rise to the protein MSHGDNHNNNHHFKADSAADRFIGKHEEIEIDKLFRALVKLEGSDLHLKVGRPPYVRVKGALRPLSRGPIEDEEMVRLIFGMFDERRQKIFEETGGSDFAHVVDVDGVKWRFRVNVLQQLGHVGMVARRVNNWIPNFEGLNLPPIMEELCKFDQGMILLAGVTGSGKSTTIASMLNYINHHYRKHILTLEDPIEFTFTEDKCLINQREVGTDVKDFSIGMKHAVREDPDVMLVGEMRDQETFMTAIHAAETGHLVFGTIHASSAPSTISRILDLFPREMHAALRSAIAFNMRGIVAQKLLPSIKEGVGRVPTVEIMTFNAMARKLILEERDEKLADLIRISAKDGMQDFTMSLKELVDRELIDRSVALEVAPNVEALKMALKGIEVKSSGML
- the hisF gene encoding imidazole glycerol phosphate synthase subunit HisF, with product MLAKRVIPCLDVDRGRVVKGTKFLELRDAGDPVEVAARYEAEGADELVFLDITASHEGRATMVDVVKRTAEVVFMPLTVGGGIRTLEDIRVLLNAGCDKVSINSAACKNPEFVRQAARKFGSQCIVVNIDPKRVRKNGHESWEVHINGGRIPTGKEAVPWAEEVERLGAGEIVLTCMDADGTQNGYDLEMTAAVSQVVAIPVVASGGAGRPEHLAEAILVGHADAALAAGIFHFGQYTIRQTKQAMRERGIPVRL